In Ruminococcaceae bacterium R-25, one genomic interval encodes:
- a CDS encoding methionyl-tRNA synthetase, whose amino-acid sequence MAEKKTFYITTPIYYPSGNPHIGHCYSTLACDAIARMKRMQGYDVMFSTGTDEHGQKIEKKAQELGITPKAYVDDIVANFKKLWKTLDIQYDRFVRTTDEYHIKTVQNMFEKLYKDGYIYKSEYKGKYCTPCESFWTESQLVDGKCPDCGREVTEASEEAYFFKLSEFAPKLEALLLDPEKNFLEPKSRVNEMINNFIKPGLQDLCVSRTSVKWGIPVTIDKGHYVYVWMDALTNYISLLGFMNDTYNDYEKYWPADMHVMAKEIVRFHSLIWPAFLMALGEPLPKKIYGHGWITFGDGGKMSKSKGNVIDPFVLCERYGVDALRYHLLREMVFGSDCPYSNEQMFSRINSDLANDLGNLVSRTVAMAIKYFDGTLPEEKVFTDADNELLEQLDALPDYVSETFETMRFSDGLAKIFTVIARANKYIDENEPWKLAKDETAKPRLAAVLYNLLDCIRRVAILLDPVMPHTSPKIFEQIGADETNTTWDSASVRHALASTVTVKKGEVLFPRIDIEKEVEELNKLFPAEEPKGKDLEPLKPLTKFDNFAALDLRAVKVLECENVPKSDKLLKFKVDDGFGERQVLSGIAKYYKPEDLIGKTLAMIVNLEPRKMMGYESNGMILSVKYGDGYRVVEFDDSVLPGSDIS is encoded by the coding sequence ATGGCAGAAAAGAAGACATTCTACATCACGACACCGATCTATTATCCGTCGGGCAATCCGCATATCGGACATTGCTATTCGACTCTCGCATGCGATGCTATCGCGAGAATGAAGCGAATGCAGGGCTATGATGTAATGTTCTCCACAGGTACAGACGAGCACGGTCAGAAGATCGAGAAGAAGGCTCAGGAACTCGGCATTACACCTAAGGCTTATGTCGATGACATAGTTGCTAACTTCAAGAAGCTTTGGAAGACTCTTGATATCCAGTACGACAGATTTGTAAGAACTACTGACGAATACCATATCAAGACAGTTCAGAACATGTTCGAGAAGCTCTATAAGGATGGCTACATCTATAAGAGCGAGTACAAGGGCAAGTACTGCACACCTTGTGAATCTTTCTGGACAGAGAGCCAGCTCGTTGACGGCAAGTGCCCTGACTGCGGCAGAGAAGTTACAGAAGCTTCAGAAGAGGCTTATTTCTTCAAGCTCTCAGAGTTTGCTCCCAAGCTTGAGGCACTGCTCCTTGATCCTGAGAAGAATTTCCTTGAGCCTAAGTCCAGAGTTAATGAGATGATCAACAACTTCATCAAGCCGGGCCTTCAGGACCTCTGTGTATCCAGAACGAGCGTTAAGTGGGGTATTCCTGTAACTATTGATAAAGGTCACTATGTATATGTCTGGATGGACGCTCTTACGAACTATATCTCGTTGCTCGGCTTCATGAACGACACATATAACGACTATGAGAAGTACTGGCCTGCTGATATGCACGTAATGGCTAAGGAGATCGTAAGATTCCATTCACTCATCTGGCCTGCATTCCTTATGGCATTGGGTGAACCCCTTCCGAAGAAAATCTACGGCCATGGCTGGATCACTTTCGGTGACGGAGGAAAGATGAGCAAGTCCAAGGGCAACGTTATCGATCCTTTCGTACTCTGCGAGAGATACGGCGTTGACGCTTTAAGATATCACCTCTTAAGAGAGATGGTATTCGGTTCTGACTGCCCTTATTCCAACGAGCAGATGTTCTCAAGGATCAATTCAGACCTTGCAAACGATCTCGGAAACCTCGTTTCCAGAACTGTTGCAATGGCTATCAAGTATTTTGACGGCACTCTTCCTGAAGAAAAGGTATTTACTGATGCCGATAACGAGCTTTTGGAGCAGCTTGACGCACTTCCGGATTATGTTTCCGAGACATTTGAGACAATGCGTTTCTCAGACGGTCTTGCAAAGATCTTTACTGTAATCGCAAGAGCCAACAAGTATATCGACGAGAACGAGCCCTGGAAGCTTGCTAAGGACGAGACAGCTAAGCCCCGTCTTGCAGCAGTTCTTTATAACCTATTGGACTGCATCAGAAGAGTTGCTATCCTGCTCGATCCTGTTATGCCTCATACATCACCTAAGATCTTTGAGCAGATCGGCGCTGATGAGACAAATACAACATGGGATTCTGCAAGCGTAAGACACGCTCTCGCTTCTACAGTTACTGTTAAGAAGGGAGAGGTTCTTTTCCCGAGAATCGACATCGAGAAGGAAGTAGAAGAGCTTAATAAGCTTTTCCCTGCGGAAGAGCCTAAGGGCAAGGATTTAGAGCCCTTAAAGCCCCTTACGAAGTTCGATAACTTTGCAGCATTGGACTTAAGAGCCGTTAAGGTTCTTGAGTGCGAGAATGTTCCGAAGTCTGATAAGCTCTTGAAGTTCAAGGTCGATGACGGATTCGGTGAAAGACAGGTTCTTTCCGGCATCGCTAAGTACTATAAGCCTGAAGACCTTATCGGAAAGACTCTGGCTATGATCGTTAACTTGGAGCCCAGAAAGATGATGGGCTATGAGAGCAACGGCATGATCCTCTCTGTTAAGTACGGAGACGGTTACCGCGTTGTCGAGTTCGACGATTCAGTTCTGCCGGGTTCAGATATCTCGTAA
- a CDS encoding exopolysaccharide biosynthesis protein, whose protein sequence is METDNLTKFRKIVAGLEPEKREALMARMKGMSKEEAMVMVDRMVELSEQRKIEITARPKVLAGSGREVEASRIDYEVRRPSTYTEIPEDRNIEIVKNPGRRVAAPSNFKPAQHPVKRVEPAVARAGRDQVARQIEYRQRFALLEQEKKARKNALVKKVLRISGKYLGRAMATVLLTLVLVFAGFYVFLGIIMKGPSPHLRNQFVPSVMESSAGGVLARMILTDEEIDSIMNSNKTQVFDEITDTTLVNAMAAEQKKKAEANAAAVNELDPDGDGIEVHDVSGPMYHGKMLVIYDPSRIMVATIDNYNHNGAGLTLKQLIDKYGGVGGINGGQYEDKNGMGIGGWPEGIVISEGKLRMGSKNGTYDVYGLTNENVLVVGRMTAQKALDIGVRDAVSFGPALIVNGVAAKYSGAGGGLNPRTAIGQREDGAILLLVIEGRKTSSMGATMADLIKVMQDYGAVNAANLDGGMSSAMWLYDDELVSSSSVRVSRQMPTAFIILPQKNDASNAGQ, encoded by the coding sequence ATGGAGACTGACAATCTTACTAAATTTCGCAAGATAGTAGCCGGTCTGGAGCCAGAGAAAAGAGAGGCTCTTATGGCTCGTATGAAGGGCATGTCCAAAGAAGAGGCCATGGTTATGGTTGACCGTATGGTCGAACTTTCCGAGCAGCGCAAGATCGAGATCACAGCAAGACCCAAGGTCCTTGCCGGAAGCGGACGTGAAGTTGAAGCTTCAAGAATTGATTATGAGGTCAGAAGACCCTCAACATATACTGAGATACCTGAAGACAGAAATATCGAGATCGTAAAAAATCCCGGCAGGAGAGTTGCTGCTCCTTCGAATTTCAAGCCCGCTCAGCATCCTGTAAAAAGAGTTGAGCCTGCTGTCGCAAGAGCAGGAAGAGACCAGGTCGCAAGACAGATCGAATACAGACAGCGTTTTGCCCTGTTAGAGCAGGAGAAAAAAGCCAGAAAGAATGCCCTCGTAAAGAAGGTCCTCAGGATCTCCGGAAAGTATCTCGGAAGAGCTATGGCTACAGTTTTGCTCACTCTTGTTCTCGTATTTGCAGGATTTTATGTATTTCTCGGAATCATCATGAAGGGACCTTCACCGCATCTCAGGAACCAGTTCGTTCCTTCTGTTATGGAATCTTCAGCAGGCGGCGTTCTCGCCAGAATGATCCTCACAGACGAAGAGATCGATTCTATTATGAACAGCAATAAGACACAGGTTTTTGACGAGATTACGGACACTACCCTCGTTAACGCCATGGCAGCTGAGCAGAAAAAGAAGGCTGAAGCTAATGCTGCTGCAGTAAACGAGCTCGATCCTGACGGCGACGGCATTGAAGTTCACGATGTATCTGGCCCGATGTATCACGGCAAGATGCTCGTTATCTATGATCCTTCCAGAATCATGGTAGCTACGATCGACAACTATAACCACAACGGCGCAGGCTTAACGCTCAAGCAGCTTATCGATAAGTACGGTGGTGTCGGCGGAATCAACGGCGGACAGTATGAAGATAAGAACGGCATGGGCATTGGCGGATGGCCTGAAGGTATCGTTATCTCCGAAGGTAAGCTCCGTATGGGCAGCAAGAACGGCACATATGATGTTTACGGACTTACAAATGAGAATGTCCTCGTCGTAGGCAGAATGACAGCCCAGAAGGCTCTTGATATCGGCGTAAGAGACGCAGTCTCATTCGGACCTGCTCTTATCGTTAACGGTGTTGCAGCTAAGTATTCCGGTGCAGGCGGCGGTCTTAATCCCAGAACTGCAATCGGCCAGAGAGAAGACGGCGCGATCCTCCTCCTTGTTATCGAAGGAAGAAAGACATCTTCAATGGGCGCTACAATGGCTGACCTTATCAAGGTCATGCAGGACTACGGCGCAGTTAATGCAGCAAACCTTGACGGCGGTATGTCTTCTGCAATGTGGCTTTACGATGATGAACTCGTATCAAGTTCTTCCGTAAGAGTCTCACGCCAGATGCCTACTGCATTCATTATCCTGCCTCAGAAGAACGATGCTTCTAATGCAGGCCAGTAA
- a CDS encoding 16S rRNA (cytidine1402-2'-O)-methyltransferase, which produces MLYLVGTPIGNLDDMSPRACEVLKSVDVIACEDTRVTGILLSNLGITGKRLIAYHEHNKAASGNGIIDLLKQGLNVAEVSDAGMPAISDPGADLAQLAAANGIEISVIPGPSAVTAALSISGLDTRYFHFEGFLPSEGSKRRERLKALTLIGETIVLYEAPHRLKKLLDELVENGFGSNKIALCRELTKKYEEVLRMTVSEACEYYKTTEPRGEFCICLEPMEQQTMVAAGDGTRLIALLKEKDMSSKDISSVVSEYTGMNKKEAYKIASES; this is translated from the coding sequence TTGCTTTATCTAGTTGGAACACCTATCGGAAATCTTGATGATATGTCGCCCAGAGCATGTGAAGTGCTCAAAAGCGTTGATGTTATTGCCTGTGAGGATACGAGAGTTACGGGCATTTTATTGTCGAACCTTGGTATTACGGGAAAGAGGCTGATCGCTTACCATGAGCACAATAAGGCTGCAAGCGGCAACGGAATAATCGATCTTTTAAAGCAGGGCCTTAATGTCGCAGAAGTGTCCGATGCCGGAATGCCGGCAATAAGCGATCCCGGAGCTGATCTGGCGCAGCTTGCTGCTGCAAACGGCATTGAGATATCAGTGATTCCAGGTCCCTCTGCTGTTACTGCGGCGCTTAGCATCTCAGGACTTGATACGAGATATTTCCATTTTGAAGGATTCCTTCCTTCCGAAGGATCAAAGAGGAGAGAAAGGCTTAAGGCTCTCACACTTATAGGCGAGACCATCGTTCTTTATGAAGCTCCTCACCGTCTGAAGAAGCTTTTGGATGAACTTGTTGAAAACGGCTTTGGTTCCAACAAGATCGCTTTATGCCGTGAACTTACGAAGAAATACGAAGAAGTGCTCCGCATGACTGTATCTGAAGCTTGCGAATACTATAAAACGACTGAGCCACGCGGCGAGTTCTGCATCTGCTTAGAACCCATGGAGCAGCAGACAATGGTTGCTGCAGGAGACGGCACCAGGCTTATCGCTTTGTTAAAAGAGAAGGATATGTCTTCCAAGGATATTTCTTCTGTCGTGTCTGAATATACCGGCATGAACAAGAAAGAAGCTTATAAGATAGCCAGCGAATCCTGA
- a CDS encoding ABC-2 type transport system permease protein: MHNVGVIFKKQLKDTLKNKTVLIQFIMFPLMTLIMEHAISLPDMPELFFTKLFSVMYMGMAPMTSAAAIISEEKEKNTLRALMMANVKPWEYLLGVGAYVWTLCMAGAGIMATGLPASDVPFYLGVMAAGFVISISLGACIGIFSSNQMTATSLFVPVMLVFSFSPMLAMFNDKIEKVARIFYTQQLRVLMNRMSFEGIKPESIMILIVNAVLAIALFFVAFKRKGLE, translated from the coding sequence ATGCATAATGTCGGCGTTATTTTCAAAAAACAGCTTAAGGATACATTGAAGAACAAGACTGTTCTTATCCAGTTCATTATGTTCCCGTTAATGACTCTCATAATGGAGCATGCGATATCACTTCCGGACATGCCGGAACTGTTCTTTACGAAGCTCTTTTCGGTAATGTATATGGGAATGGCGCCGATGACATCAGCTGCAGCCATCATCTCGGAAGAGAAAGAGAAGAACACATTAAGAGCTCTCATGATGGCTAATGTTAAACCGTGGGAATATCTTCTCGGTGTCGGCGCTTATGTCTGGACTCTCTGCATGGCAGGTGCGGGAATTATGGCGACAGGTCTTCCGGCATCGGATGTTCCGTTCTATCTTGGTGTTATGGCAGCAGGCTTTGTGATCTCCATCTCTTTGGGTGCATGCATCGGTATCTTTTCATCAAACCAGATGACTGCGACATCGCTCTTTGTACCTGTAATGCTTGTTTTCTCGTTTTCGCCCATGCTTGCGATGTTCAATGATAAAATAGAAAAGGTCGCCAGGATCTTTTATACGCAGCAGCTGCGTGTCCTGATGAACCGGATGTCTTTCGAAGGAATAAAGCCGGAGAGCATAATGATCCTTATTGTTAATGCAGTGTTGGCCATAGCGCTCTTCTTTGTGGCTTTCAAGCGAAAAGGACTTGAATGA
- a CDS encoding tRNA1(Val) A37 N6-methylase TrmN6 has product MADPLVVNIGGCDIVPEDLGRDGLLLLQHKDCYKLDTASVLLAWYASCFVRKGKPCEMLELGSGTGGVSLLASARCKNAHIDGVELLELPFKVFCENIKLNHLEERLSAFNCDIRDLPASVKDKAYDVVFMNPPFYDGTKGSSVDPLVKSEHMAAARFAGLGVLEDFVRVQSLRTRTSGGYAVMCINPERVPECFALYSKYKITPVRLLTVHANAGKPAFLALIAGKKGAPNAEFKVLPPLFINEEGSNALTDKARHIYEEEQTDCFI; this is encoded by the coding sequence TTGGCTGATCCATTAGTGGTTAATATCGGAGGCTGTGATATCGTGCCTGAAGATCTGGGGCGCGACGGCCTTCTGTTGCTGCAGCATAAAGACTGCTATAAGCTTGATACTGCAAGCGTGCTTTTGGCCTGGTATGCTTCCTGCTTTGTCCGTAAGGGAAAGCCCTGTGAGATGCTCGAATTAGGGAGCGGCACGGGCGGAGTCAGTCTGCTTGCTTCCGCACGCTGTAAAAACGCCCATATTGACGGCGTAGAGCTTTTAGAACTTCCGTTTAAGGTGTTTTGCGAGAACATTAAGCTCAACCATTTAGAGGAGCGCTTGAGCGCGTTTAACTGTGATATACGGGATCTGCCTGCATCCGTTAAGGACAAGGCCTACGATGTGGTCTTTATGAATCCGCCTTTTTATGACGGCACTAAGGGATCTTCTGTTGATCCTTTGGTTAAATCCGAGCATATGGCAGCGGCGCGTTTTGCCGGCTTAGGTGTTCTGGAGGATTTTGTCCGCGTACAGTCTTTAAGGACCAGGACCAGCGGCGGATATGCGGTGATGTGCATAAATCCCGAGCGTGTGCCCGAGTGTTTTGCTTTATACTCGAAATATAAGATCACACCTGTTAGACTTCTTACTGTTCATGCAAATGCAGGAAAACCTGCCTTCCTGGCTTTGATCGCAGGGAAGAAAGGCGCGCCCAATGCTGAGTTTAAGGTTCTGCCGCCATTGTTCATTAACGAAGAAGGATCTAATGCATTGACGGATAAGGCCCGCCATATATACGAGGAGGAACAAACAGATTGCTTTATCTAG
- a CDS encoding ABC-2 type transport system ATP-binding protein, translated as MISANGICKSFADKEVLSGIDLDIKPGKIFGLLGPSGAGKTTLIKIITGQLGYDKGEINVLGKPVNELTGNDKKQIGIMMDDHGVYDRLSCMDNLKIFADIYGVPYSEIGKALKEVGLEDAAKKPAMKLSKGMRARLQLARVFMIRPKILFLDEPTSGLDPMTMKYIHKLITSRRDEGCTVFLTTHNMEEATVLCDEVALLNEGKIVDRGAPAEICRRYNHQKTINIHLKTGEDISFAHGVESAEKISSLIKQGKVETIHSSEPTLETVFIELTGRKLEAEEEIRYA; from the coding sequence ATGATCAGTGCAAACGGAATATGCAAGAGTTTTGCTGACAAAGAGGTCCTCTCAGGTATTGATCTTGATATCAAGCCCGGCAAGATCTTCGGCCTTTTAGGACCTTCAGGAGCCGGTAAGACAACGCTCATAAAGATAATCACAGGACAACTCGGGTACGATAAAGGCGAGATCAATGTGCTCGGAAAACCCGTTAATGAACTTACAGGAAACGACAAAAAGCAGATCGGCATCATGATGGATGATCACGGCGTGTATGACAGGTTATCCTGCATGGACAACCTTAAGATATTCGCCGATATCTACGGCGTTCCTTATTCTGAGATTGGAAAAGCTCTTAAGGAAGTAGGTCTTGAAGATGCCGCGAAAAAGCCGGCGATGAAATTATCCAAAGGCATGCGCGCAAGGCTCCAGCTCGCAAGAGTCTTCATGATCCGTCCGAAGATCTTATTTCTTGATGAACCTACGAGCGGCCTCGACCCCATGACAATGAAATATATCCATAAGCTCATTACATCCCGGAGAGATGAGGGCTGCACGGTCTTTCTTACTACGCACAACATGGAAGAAGCAACAGTGCTCTGTGATGAGGTCGCGCTCCTGAATGAGGGAAAGATCGTTGACCGCGGAGCACCGGCTGAGATATGCAGAAGATATAACCATCAGAAGACGATCAATATCCATCTCAAAACAGGTGAGGATATATCTTTCGCGCATGGCGTTGAATCTGCAGAAAAGATCAGCAGCCTTATTAAGCAGGGAAAGGTTGAGACGATACATTCTTCTGAACCTACCTTGGAGACCGTGTTCATTGAACTGACAGGAAGAAAGCTCGAAGCGGAAGAGGAGATCAGATATGCATAA
- a CDS encoding TatD DNase family protein, which produces MREPVYYSGSAKFFDTHAHIYDSKFDANNVTAEDILKRCISSGVTSVLIPADSEETSRIAVDMANKYDGFEGIALYASVGVHPHEAKTYSKDTEEYLRSALEGRREHKIMALGEIGLDYYYDLSERSVQRDVFEKQLELCYEYDVPMILHEREATGDCLDILRRFYKEGRLRSLPGVCHCCSCSKEAAEELVKMGFYIGFDGPVTFKNNKKGPEVALNTPWDRIVIETDSPYLTPEPNRGLVNEPCHVPFVCAKIAEIKGVTIDEAAQITYDNGKKLYGVD; this is translated from the coding sequence GTGAGAGAGCCCGTTTATTACAGCGGAAGCGCCAAGTTCTTTGATACTCACGCGCACATCTACGACAGTAAATTTGACGCAAATAATGTAACTGCGGAAGATATCCTCAAAAGATGCATATCTTCCGGTGTTACGAGCGTGCTTATTCCTGCTGACTCGGAAGAGACCAGCAGGATTGCTGTTGATATGGCAAATAAATATGACGGCTTTGAAGGGATCGCTCTGTATGCCTCTGTAGGCGTCCATCCGCACGAAGCAAAGACATACTCTAAAGATACCGAAGAGTACTTAAGAAGCGCTCTGGAGGGTCGTAGAGAGCATAAGATAATGGCTTTGGGCGAGATAGGACTGGACTATTACTATGATCTGTCCGAAAGATCCGTTCAAAGGGACGTTTTCGAGAAGCAGTTAGAGCTCTGCTATGAATACGATGTGCCGATGATCCTTCACGAGAGGGAGGCGACAGGCGACTGCCTGGATATCTTAAGGCGCTTTTATAAAGAGGGGAGACTGAGAAGCCTTCCCGGAGTATGCCACTGCTGCTCGTGCTCGAAAGAGGCTGCAGAGGAGCTGGTTAAGATGGGCTTCTATATAGGCTTCGACGGACCGGTAACATTTAAGAACAATAAAAAGGGTCCTGAGGTGGCATTAAATACGCCGTGGGACCGTATCGTGATCGAAACTGACAGCCCTTATCTTACGCCGGAACCCAACAGGGGACTTGTTAACGAACCCTGTCATGTTCCTTTCGTATGCGCCAAGATAGCCGAGATAAAGGGCGTTACTATTGATGAAGCGGCGCAAATAACCTATGATAACGGCAAGAAGCTATACGGAGTGGATTGA
- a CDS encoding CAAX prenyl protease-like protein, translating to MTIRKRLTPALSTLLFLLVAVACQVVAIKIFPYVVGSPLVEDNAYILTRMMEGYLLLLTVIFAVFTKFKIHFECLNPGKERVKKDLIVSGIISVGLIAGLIVVRLCQNIFVPGYAEKPWFGLYLGTYMRWFYPISAVLQEIFVKGVVEDNITASCKKYNKHFTVWMTALFFFVIHMGYELPMMFGAAILCALTGYLYEKNKSVWGSILIHFVIGFVPKIVGVSR from the coding sequence ATGACGATCAGGAAGAGACTGACACCTGCATTATCCACGTTGCTGTTCTTACTTGTAGCAGTAGCGTGCCAGGTCGTTGCAATTAAGATCTTCCCTTATGTTGTTGGTTCACCGCTTGTAGAAGATAACGCATATATCCTTACCAGGATGATGGAAGGATATCTTCTCCTTCTTACGGTTATTTTCGCGGTATTTACTAAATTCAAGATCCATTTCGAGTGCTTGAATCCAGGAAAAGAGAGAGTAAAGAAAGACCTCATAGTCAGCGGCATTATCAGCGTAGGACTCATTGCAGGTCTTATCGTAGTCCGTCTGTGTCAGAATATATTCGTTCCGGGTTATGCTGAAAAACCCTGGTTCGGACTTTATCTCGGCACATATATGCGCTGGTTCTATCCTATCAGTGCAGTACTGCAGGAGATCTTTGTTAAGGGTGTAGTCGAGGATAACATCACTGCTTCATGCAAGAAATACAATAAGCACTTCACGGTCTGGATGACCGCTCTTTTCTTCTTCGTTATCCACATGGGTTATGAGCTCCCGATGATGTTCGGCGCAGCGATCCTCTGTGCTCTGACGGGATATCTTTATGAGAAAAACAAGTCTGTCTGGGGCAGCATCCTGATCCATTTTGTAATCGGCTTCGTACCCAAGATAGTCGGTGTATCCCGCTGA
- a CDS encoding LytTR family transcriptional regulator, with amino-acid sequence MMKINLDIDGKYDDTEVIIRAPHLNNDIERIVAMMRMIDMQIAVRRDNETYLLETDKILYVEAVDRKTFVYTNADTYESELKLYELEQQLVERDFLRISKQSLVNLRKIKSLKTDVNRKIRITLQNGEQIVVSRMYSDELRRKLGLR; translated from the coding sequence ATGATGAAGATCAATCTTGACATAGACGGCAAATACGATGACACCGAAGTCATTATCCGCGCGCCGCATCTGAACAACGACATCGAGAGGATAGTCGCGATGATGCGCATGATCGACATGCAGATCGCAGTGCGCCGCGACAATGAGACTTATCTCCTGGAGACGGATAAGATCCTTTATGTGGAAGCGGTGGACAGGAAGACTTTCGTATATACAAATGCCGATACATACGAATCAGAATTAAAGCTTTATGAACTTGAGCAGCAGCTTGTTGAACGTGATTTCTTAAGGATCAGCAAGCAGAGCCTCGTGAACTTAAGGAAGATAAAGAGCCTTAAGACAGACGTTAACCGCAAGATCAGGATCACTTTGCAGAACGGCGAACAGATAGTCGTATCGCGCATGTATTCTGATGAGCTCAGAAGAAAGTTGGGGTTAAGATAA